One genomic region from Bactrocera tryoni isolate S06 chromosome 3, CSIRO_BtryS06_freeze2, whole genome shotgun sequence encodes:
- the LOC120770495 gene encoding sodium-dependent nutrient amino acid transporter 1 isoform X3 yields the protein MFIIKFWTEIYHLLTASEQKQTLLVQFIFPVIILICILCIGLGQAFMVYLLATYYESICALIAYYLVQSFRDPLPWSYCRPEWGSNCFDSAPHSWLDGAKFIDTVRTGNWSLVYSNLTKDYNKRIISSSEFYFVKDVLREKDNIDDGIGLPNWELVLGLLVSWTTIFFVVHRGVKSSGKASYFLALFPYVIMAVLLVRAVTLPGSADGIIFFIKPDWSKILDPKVWYAAVTQCFYSLSVCFGNIIMYASYNKFDHNIHRDAMIVTTLDTFTSLISGFTIFGILGNLAYEIGTDDIGTVVKGGTGLAFISYPDAISKFKTLPQIFSVLFFLMLFILGIGSNIAMTSCTITAIRDSFPHIKQWHCALAISVISFFIGLAYVTPGGQFILTLVDFYGASMIALILGILELYVLGWVYGVDRLCTDIEFMIGHRVGNYWRWCWALITPGIMTLILIYFYATYESLTYNNVHYPSWAYALGWTITALGVLQVPIWAIVAIIRQPGKSLTEKVHGAFRPESNWGPSDHLLREQYNKDVAHGNDLSNTSCWSKIKKNLTG from the exons atgtttattatcaaattCTGGACAGAAATATACCACTTACTAACTGCTTCAGAACAGAAGCAAACCTTATTAGTTCAATTTATATTTCCTGTAATCATTTTAATCTGTATTTTGT GTATTGGCTTAGGGCAGGCTTTCATGGTATACCTATTGGCTACATATTACGAGTCCATATGTGCACTTATCGCATACTATCTGGTGCAATCATTCCGTGACCCGCTGCCCTGGTCCTACTGTCGACCGGAGTGGGGATCGAATTGTTTTGATTCTGCGCCTCATAGTTGGCTCGATGGAGCCAAATTCATAGACACAGTTCGAACTGGCAATTGGAGTTTGGTTTACAGTAATCTAACAAAGGACTATAATAAGCGCATAATCTCGAGTTCggaattttattttgt CAAGGATGTACTGCGCGAGAAGGATAACATTGATGACGGCATTGGTTTGCCGAACTGGGAACTGGTGTTAGGACTTCTTGTATCGTGGACAACAATATTTTTCGTTGTACACAGAGGTGTGAAAAGTTCAGGCAAAGCTTCAtattttttggctttatttCCCTATGTAATCATGGCTGTGTTATTGGTGCGCGCAGTCACTTTACCAGGTTCCGCGGACGGCATAATCTTCTTTATAAAACCCGATTGGAGCAAAATTCTGGACCCTAAG gtTTGGTATGCCGCCGTCACTCAGTGCTTTTACTCACTATCCGTCTGCTTTGGTAACATAATCATGTACGCTTCGTACAACAAGTTTGATCATAACATACATCGCGACGCAATGATTGTCACCACATTGGATACGTTCACATCCCTTATTTCGGGCTTTACCATATTTGGCATTTTGGGTAATTTGGCCTATGAAATTGGTACGGATGACATCGGTACAGTAGTTAAAGGTGGCACCGGACTTGCATTTATTTCGTACCCGGATGCGATTTCCAAATTCAAAACGTTGCCGCAAATATTTTCAGTATTGTTCTTCCTGATGCTCTTCATTCTTGGCATCGGCTCAAACATAGCAATGACGTCATGTACCATAACGGCAATACGAGACAGCTTTCCCCACATTAAGCAATGGCACTGTGCATTGGCTATATCCGTTATTAGTTTCTTTATTGGGTTAGCTTATGTGACACCG GGAGGTCAATTTATTTTGACTTTGGTGGACTTCTATGGCGCTTCTATGATCGCACTGATTTTAGGCATACTGGAGCTCTATGTTTTGGGTTGGGTTTATGGCGTGGATCGGCTATGCACGGACATCGAATTCATGATAGGCCATAGAGTAGGGAACTATTGGCGTTGGTGTTGGGCACTCATCACACCCGGCATTATGACATTGATTCTGATTTACTTTTATGCGACATATGAATCGTTAACCTACAACAATGTTCACTATCCAAGCTGGGCATATG CATTAGGTTGGACAATTACTGCCTTGGGTGTTCTCCAAGTTCCAATATGGGCAATAGTGGCTATTATACGCCAaccaggaaaaagtttaaccgAGAAAGTCCATGGTGCGTTCAGACCCGAAAGTAACTGGGGTCCATCAGATCACTTACTTCGCGAACAATACAACAAAGATGTGGCACACGGCAACGACTTGAGTAACACAAGTTGCTGGAGTAAAATCAAGAAGAACTTAACTGGTTAA
- the LOC120770493 gene encoding probable 6-phosphogluconolactonase, which translates to MTKIVVANEIEVIERLTTEISKCAKRAIVESGVFRVGLSGGSVLNFLSKAIPRIQTDLSKWKFFFCDERYVDETDPESTYGTYKIKLVPQTELQLHQFEPINVNLPLAECAADYEKKIRAEFGASVGSIPEFDLLLLGMGPDGHTCSLFPKHALLDEKTLLIAPIADSPKLPPQRVTMTLPLINNAKCCIFAMCGTSKAEMVKRVFVDLENLPAGKVSPKNGELLLILDAEAGKYLQK; encoded by the exons ATGACGAAAATAGTTGTGGCCAATGAAATAGAGGTGATCGAGCGACTTACAACCGAAATTTCGAAATGCGCGAAACGAGCAATTGTTGAAAGCGGCGTCTTTCGCGTTGGACTCTCAG GTGGTTCCGTGTTAAATTTCCTAAGCAAAGCAATTCCACGTATTCAAACTGACTTGAGTAAATGGAAATTTTTCTTCTGTGACGAGCGATATGTTGACGAAACAGATCCGGAATCAACTTATGGCACTTATAAAATTAAACTGGTGCCACAAACAGAACTACAGTTACATCAATTTGAACCAATTAACGTGAATTTGCCACTGGCAGAATGCGCCGCTGactatgagaaaaaaataagaGCAGAGTTCGGTGCAAGCGTTGGTTCAATACCTGAGTTTGATTTGTTACTTCTGGGGATGGGGCCTGATGGTCATACCTGCTCGTTATTTCCCAAACACGCTCTACTCGATGAGAAAACGCTATTGATAGCACCCATTGCCGATTCACCTAAACTGCCGCCACAGAGGGTCACGATGACCTTGCCGCTTATCAACAATGCCAAGTGTTGTATATTTGCTATGTGCGGTACAAGCAAAGCAGAAATGGTTAAA CGTGTGTTCGTTGATCTGGAGAATTTACCAGCTGGAAAAGTTTCGCCTAAAAATGGTGAACTACTGCTCATACTTGATGCTGAAGCTGGCaagtatttacaaaaataa